One segment of Dolichospermum sp. DET69 DNA contains the following:
- a CDS encoding type II toxin-antitoxin system VapC family toxin translates to MVIRFLLDTNIISEPVRLQPNPGVINKLKEHEFEIAMASVTWHELLFGCYRLPVSKKRSKIEQYLKDTIQPKIPILYYDDLAAEWFAKERSRLVALGKTPGYPDGQIAAISKINNLTLVTNNISDFIDFQDIQVENWFI, encoded by the coding sequence TTGGTGATTCGCTTTTTATTAGATACTAACATTATATCTGAGCCTGTACGATTACAACCCAACCCAGGAGTTATTAACAAATTAAAAGAACATGAATTTGAAATTGCTATGGCATCTGTAACATGGCATGAGCTATTATTTGGTTGTTATCGTTTACCAGTTTCTAAAAAAAGAAGTAAAATTGAGCAGTATTTAAAAGATACAATTCAACCAAAGATTCCGATTTTATACTATGATGATTTAGCTGCTGAATGGTTTGCCAAAGAAAGATCACGACTGGTAGCATTAGGAAAAACTCCTGGATATCCAGATGGACAAATTGCAGCGATATCGAAGATAAATAATTTAACTTTGGTGACAAATAATATTTCAGATTTCATTGATTTTCAAGATATTCAGGTTGAGAATTGGTTTATTTAG
- a CDS encoding type II toxin-antitoxin system RelE/ParE family toxin, with the protein MKIHIISPEASRDLSEIIDYFVTRNIDAGERFVDEFETKCKYLANFPNMGRSYENIRVDLRGVPLDGYVILYRIINSGIEIVRVVSGYRDLESLFQ; encoded by the coding sequence ATGAAAATACATATTATTTCTCCAGAAGCTAGTCGTGATTTATCAGAAATTATTGATTATTTTGTTACTAGAAATATTGATGCTGGAGAGCGTTTTGTTGATGAGTTTGAAACCAAGTGTAAGTATTTAGCTAATTTCCCTAATATGGGGCGTAGCTATGAAAATATTAGGGTTGATTTGCGGGGTGTTCCTTTGGATGGTTACGTTATTCTTTATCGAATTATTAATAGTGGAATTGAAATTGTGCGTGTAGTTAGTGGTTATCGAGATTTGGAATCTTTGTTTCAATGA
- a CDS encoding type II toxin-antitoxin system ParD family antitoxin has protein sequence MNIQIKPELEQIIQAQIATGRYTNPEDVISKALKLLLEWDKGYQNWVDETREKVDVAIEQLNRGEGINGEVVISQLRDKLRQARE, from the coding sequence ATGAATATCCAAATTAAACCGGAATTAGAACAAATTATTCAAGCGCAAATTGCAACAGGTAGATATACAAATCCTGAAGATGTAATTAGTAAGGCGTTAAAATTGCTTTTGGAGTGGGATAAGGGTTATCAGAATTGGGTGGACGAAACACGGGAAAAGGTGGATGTTGCCATTGAACAATTAAATAGAGGTGAAGGTATTAATGGGGAAGTTGTGATTTCACAATTGCGGGATAAGTTGCGTCAAGCGAGAGAGTGA
- a CDS encoding 30S ribosomal protein S21, with translation MTQVVLGENEGIESALRRFKREVSKAGIFQDMRKKRHFETPLEKEKRKAIARHKQRRQQRSRFKR, from the coding sequence ATGACACAAGTGGTATTAGGCGAAAATGAAGGTATTGAGTCAGCATTACGAAGATTTAAGCGGGAAGTTTCTAAAGCGGGAATTTTCCAAGATATGCGGAAAAAGCGTCACTTTGAGACACCTTTAGAAAAAGAAAAACGTAAAGCGATCGCTAGACACAAGCAACGCCGTCAACAACGTTCTCGCTTCAAGAGATAG
- a CDS encoding 3'(2'),5'-bisphosphate nucleotidase CysQ — protein sequence MKDLSEILTIAREVGWGAASLLSSYYHGTAAAPNLDIKYKDNEPVTVADLAVSEYILSQLQAALGNEDFGYISEETHKSEQGKNPAEWVWIIDPLDGTRDFISKTGEYAIHIALVQGTQTMLAVVAVPEAQKLYYATRGSGTFIETATGSVPVRVDSNKKIQDLILVVSRSHRNDRLEYLLQHLPCQNQKAIGSVGCKIAAIVEQQADVYISLSGKSAPKDWDMAAPELILTEAGGKFTHFDCTPLTYNTGDIHQWGELLASNDQNHELLCQEAQSILTRFVSH from the coding sequence ATGAAAGACTTATCAGAAATATTAACAATTGCGCGGGAAGTAGGTTGGGGTGCAGCCAGTTTACTCAGTTCTTATTATCACGGTACTGCCGCTGCACCAAATTTAGATATCAAGTACAAAGACAATGAACCCGTCACCGTTGCTGATTTAGCTGTTAGTGAATATATCTTGTCACAGCTACAAGCAGCTTTAGGCAATGAAGACTTTGGATATATCAGCGAAGAAACCCATAAATCAGAACAGGGAAAAAATCCCGCTGAGTGGGTATGGATTATTGATCCCTTAGATGGGACAAGAGACTTTATCAGCAAAACTGGGGAATATGCAATTCATATTGCCTTAGTGCAAGGAACACAGACAATGTTAGCCGTGGTGGCAGTTCCAGAGGCACAAAAGTTGTATTATGCCACTAGAGGCAGTGGGACTTTTATCGAAACTGCAACTGGTTCTGTACCTGTGCGAGTTGACTCAAACAAAAAGATCCAAGATCTAATTTTGGTTGTTAGTCGCTCACACCGCAATGATCGGTTAGAATATTTATTGCAGCACTTGCCCTGTCAAAATCAAAAAGCAATTGGTAGCGTCGGTTGCAAAATTGCCGCGATAGTTGAACAGCAAGCAGATGTTTACATTTCCCTTTCTGGTAAATCCGCACCTAAAGACTGGGATATGGCCGCTCCCGAACTAATTCTGACGGAAGCAGGTGGCAAATTTACCCATTTTGACTGCACGCCCTTAACATATAACACCGGCGACATTCATCAATGGGGGGAATTACTGGCGAGCAATGATCAAAATCATGAGTTACTGTGTCAAGAAGCACAAAGCATTCTCACACGGTTTGTCTCCCACTAA
- a CDS encoding sugar kinase, with amino-acid sequence MINSALFVGLITLDLIYLADSPPQNNQKLVATNYTVAAGGPATNAAVTFSHLGNQATILGVLGSHPMTQLICSDLENYQVAIIDLDSHRDTPPPVSSIIVTQTTGERAVISLNAIKTQANITSIPANILENIDIVLIDGHQMAVSKIIVQTAKTQNIPVVIDGGSWKPGFEEILPFVNYAICSANFYPPNCQNQQDVFAYLQNFHIPHIAITHGENPIQYLTCGQFGVVNVPKIQPVDTLGAGDIFHGAFCHYILETNFREALALAGNTAAEACQHFGTRHWQQFKST; translated from the coding sequence ATGATCAATTCTGCCTTATTTGTCGGTTTAATTACCTTAGATCTAATTTATCTAGCTGACTCTCCCCCCCAAAATAATCAAAAACTCGTTGCCACTAACTATACTGTAGCAGCAGGAGGACCAGCTACAAACGCCGCTGTCACCTTCAGCCATTTAGGCAACCAAGCTACAATCTTAGGTGTATTAGGTTCTCACCCCATGACACAGCTAATTTGTAGCGATTTAGAGAATTACCAAGTTGCTATTATTGACTTAGACTCTCATCGGGATACACCACCTCCTGTTTCTTCAATTATTGTTACTCAAACTACAGGTGAAAGAGCAGTAATTTCTCTTAATGCCATCAAAACTCAGGCAAATATTACCTCTATCCCCGCAAATATTTTAGAAAATATTGATATTGTCTTAATTGATGGACATCAAATGGCAGTGAGTAAAATTATTGTCCAAACTGCTAAAACCCAGAATATTCCCGTTGTCATTGATGGTGGAAGTTGGAAACCAGGATTTGAGGAGATCTTACCCTTTGTAAATTATGCTATTTGTTCTGCTAATTTTTATCCCCCCAACTGCCAAAATCAGCAAGATGTTTTTGCCTATTTGCAAAATTTTCACATTCCTCACATTGCCATTACTCACGGAGAAAACCCCATACAATACTTAACTTGCGGTCAGTTTGGTGTGGTAAATGTGCCAAAAATACAGCCAGTTGATACACTAGGAGCAGGAGATATTTTTCACGGTGCTTTTTGTCACTATATCCTTGAGACAAATTTTAGAGAAGCATTAGCATTAGCGGGGAATACTGCTGCGGAAGCTTGTCAACATTTTGGTACACGTCATTGGCAGCAATTCAAATCCACCTAA
- a CDS encoding DUF29 domain-containing protein, with product MNLNRYDHDFYAWTQEQAQLLRTGKFNQIDFDHIAEEIEDMGRSEKRELESRLEVLLMHLLKWQFQPNLRSRSWQLTIKEQRLRLEKLLAENPSLKSFLADSLEKIYQLATISAERETGLSYFPQICPYSLTEIFTPEFLPTEEAGNFNK from the coding sequence ATGAATCTAAATAGATATGATCATGATTTTTATGCTTGGACACAGGAACAAGCGCAACTGTTGAGAACGGGAAAATTTAACCAAATTGATTTTGATCATATTGCTGAAGAAATTGAAGACATGGGACGCTCTGAAAAACGGGAATTAGAAAGCAGATTAGAGGTATTACTTATGCACTTACTTAAATGGCAATTTCAGCCTAACTTACGTTCCCGCAGTTGGCAATTAACTATCAAGGAGCAACGGCTACGTTTAGAAAAACTTCTTGCAGAAAATCCCAGTCTTAAATCGTTTTTAGCTGATTCTTTAGAAAAAATTTATCAACTTGCAACTATTAGTGCTGAACGAGAAACCGGATTATCTTATTTTCCTCAAATATGTCCTTATAGTTTAACAGAAATTTTTACTCCTGAGTTTTTGCCGACTGAAGAAGCTGGAAATTTCAATAAATAA
- the rsmI gene encoding 16S rRNA (cytidine(1402)-2'-O)-methyltransferase encodes MQTEPKPGTLYIVATPIGNLEDMTFRAVRILQAVDMIAAEDTRHTGRLLQHFQVKTPQISYHEHNSHSRVPELLEHLQYGKAIALVSDAGMPGISDPGYELIKACIDDGITVVPIPGASAVITALSAAGLPTDRFIFDGFLPVKSQQRKQYLESLQGESRTLVFYESPHRLRDTLADLGEVLGSDRQLVIARELTKLYEEFWRGTVGDAIADYTQREPQGEYTLLVAGNPPSQIQLTETELKTELLQIMQQGISRSQASRQLAKDTSLSRRYLYQLALAIEINPESGMITQSE; translated from the coding sequence ATGCAAACTGAACCAAAACCAGGCACACTTTATATTGTCGCTACACCCATTGGCAACCTAGAAGATATGACTTTTAGGGCAGTGCGAATTTTGCAAGCAGTGGATATGATTGCAGCCGAAGATACACGTCATACAGGCAGATTACTTCAACATTTTCAAGTGAAGACTCCCCAAATTAGTTACCATGAACATAATAGTCATAGTCGCGTTCCTGAGTTATTAGAGCATTTACAATATGGTAAAGCGATCGCGTTGGTAAGTGATGCGGGAATGCCAGGAATTTCTGACCCAGGATATGAGTTAATTAAGGCTTGTATTGATGACGGTATAACTGTTGTGCCTATTCCCGGTGCAAGTGCTGTAATTACGGCTTTGAGTGCGGCTGGATTACCCACAGATAGGTTTATTTTCGATGGTTTTTTACCAGTGAAAAGCCAACAACGCAAGCAATATTTAGAATCTTTACAAGGGGAATCTCGAACTTTAGTTTTTTATGAATCACCCCACAGATTACGAGATACTTTAGCAGATTTGGGGGAAGTTTTAGGAAGCGATCGCCAATTAGTTATAGCCCGAGAACTAACTAAATTGTATGAGGAATTTTGGAGAGGAACAGTGGGGGATGCGATCGCTGATTATACCCAAAGAGAACCACAGGGAGAATATACGCTTTTAGTAGCAGGAAATCCACCCAGCCAAATCCAACTCACAGAAACGGAACTAAAAACTGAGTTATTACAAATAATGCAGCAGGGGATTTCCCGTTCCCAAGCTAGTCGTCAGTTAGCAAAAGATACTTCTTTATCTCGTCGCTATCTGTATCAACTAGCTTTGGCAATTGAAATTAATCCTGAATCTGGAATGATTACACAATCTGAGTAA
- a CDS encoding flavin-dependent dehydrogenase produces the protein MQELLYLEIPTSDTVSVRKWLQTDFVVENGQKLITPDGFRLRSAVKNTSSGGGELSVFVWSVQRTTYLKVFRWGDQSFPQEGRILQYLKQEIRSRFPNCYPELPVIDAQKSIFAELEPYYPLTVKYFQKMPNGEYDLKRAYWWEQRWREGVRNPQKPRQVVFYQGNSQETSPFLSPTASPQYDLIYIGGALGSIHAAVMAKLGYKVLLVERLPFGKMNREWNISRDEIQSLINLGLLTNAELAEIIAREYKDGFNKFFDGNNPSKLKSSVLHTPTVLNIALDSEKLLALCGQKLKAAGGDIWDETEFSQVNISDTQVRINVKHLPTGNEQEVSGRLLIDAMGTASPIAWQLNGGRAFDSVCPTVGAVIEKGFEPGVWDSEYGDVLYSHGDISRGRQLIWELFPGAGEELTIYLFHYHEVNEKNPGSLLEMYEDFFTILPEYRRCDLDKLVWKKPTFGYIPGHFSADSSDRTIAVDRLISIGDAASLQSPLVFTGFGSLVRNLDRLTTLLNTALKHDLLSQQHLNKIRAYQSNVAVMWLFSKGMMVPTGKFIAPQLVNSMLNTFFGLLTDETPEVTDNFIKDRCDWFTFNRLALKAAIKNPALLLWIWQLAGWRDLLRWVGNYVSFARHALVSVILGAWFPQFLKWNQSWLENRFPGLWLQLLVINYAITTGRPRLPPALR, from the coding sequence ATGCAAGAACTTCTTTATTTAGAAATTCCTACATCCGATACAGTGTCCGTCCGCAAATGGCTACAAACAGATTTTGTTGTTGAAAATGGGCAAAAATTAATCACCCCAGATGGTTTTCGGTTGAGAAGCGCGGTTAAAAATACGAGTTCTGGTGGTGGAGAACTTTCTGTATTTGTGTGGTCGGTGCAGCGGACAACTTACCTAAAAGTATTCCGTTGGGGAGATCAATCTTTTCCGCAGGAGGGACGCATTCTCCAATATCTGAAGCAGGAAATTAGAAGTCGCTTTCCCAATTGCTACCCAGAACTACCTGTGATTGATGCCCAAAAATCAATTTTCGCAGAGCTAGAACCATATTACCCTCTAACTGTCAAGTATTTTCAGAAAATGCCTAATGGGGAATATGACCTGAAGCGGGCTTACTGGTGGGAGCAAAGGTGGCGAGAAGGGGTGAGAAATCCGCAAAAGCCGCGTCAAGTGGTATTTTATCAAGGGAATAGTCAGGAAACATCTCCTTTCCTCTCCCCTACTGCTAGTCCTCAGTATGACCTCATCTATATTGGTGGTGCTTTGGGGTCAATTCATGCCGCAGTCATGGCTAAATTGGGCTATAAGGTGCTGTTGGTGGAAAGATTGCCTTTTGGTAAAATGAACCGAGAATGGAATATTTCTCGTGATGAAATCCAAAGTTTAATCAATTTGGGTTTGTTGACAAATGCTGAATTAGCAGAAATTATTGCCAGGGAGTATAAGGACGGTTTCAATAAGTTTTTTGATGGTAATAATCCGTCTAAGTTAAAATCGTCTGTTCTTCATACTCCCACTGTCCTGAATATAGCTTTAGATTCGGAAAAGTTATTGGCATTATGTGGGCAAAAACTTAAAGCTGCTGGTGGTGATATTTGGGATGAAACGGAATTTTCTCAAGTGAATATTAGTGATACACAAGTGAGGATTAATGTTAAACATTTACCTACGGGTAATGAACAGGAAGTTAGTGGACGCTTATTAATAGATGCAATGGGAACGGCTTCACCGATTGCTTGGCAATTAAATGGTGGTAGGGCTTTTGATAGTGTTTGTCCAACGGTGGGAGCAGTGATTGAAAAGGGATTTGAGCCTGGGGTTTGGGATTCTGAATATGGGGATGTTCTCTACAGTCATGGGGATATTTCCAGAGGCAGACAGTTGATTTGGGAGTTGTTTCCTGGTGCGGGGGAAGAATTAACTATTTATCTATTTCACTATCATGAGGTAAATGAGAAAAATCCTGGTTCTTTATTGGAGATGTATGAGGACTTTTTCACGATTTTACCGGAGTATCGGCGTTGTGATCTAGATAAATTAGTGTGGAAAAAACCCACTTTTGGCTATATACCAGGACATTTTAGCGCGGATAGTAGCGATCGCACAATTGCGGTTGATAGATTAATTTCCATTGGTGATGCTGCTTCTCTACAATCTCCTCTAGTTTTTACTGGTTTTGGGTCTTTAGTCCGCAATTTAGACAGATTAACCACTTTGTTAAATACTGCTCTGAAACATGATTTATTGAGTCAACAGCACTTAAATAAAATTCGTGCTTACCAAAGTAATGTGGCTGTAATGTGGTTATTTTCTAAGGGAATGATGGTTCCCACTGGTAAATTTATTGCCCCACAACTAGTAAATTCAATGCTGAATACTTTCTTTGGGTTATTAACAGATGAAACCCCGGAAGTTACCGATAATTTCATTAAGGATCGTTGTGATTGGTTTACTTTTAACCGTCTAGCTTTGAAAGCAGCTATTAAAAATCCGGCTTTATTATTGTGGATTTGGCAATTAGCTGGTTGGCGAGATTTATTGCGTTGGGTTGGTAATTATGTTAGCTTTGCTCGTCATGCTTTAGTTAGTGTGATTTTGGGGGCATGGTTTCCACAGTTCTTGAAATGGAATCAATCTTGGTTAGAAAATCGCTTTCCTGGATTATGGTTGCAATTGTTAGTAATTAACTATGCAATTACTACAGGTAGACCACGATTACCGCCAGCATTGCGTTAG
- a CDS encoding type II toxin-antitoxin system RelE/ParE family toxin yields MKIVIFNPLAEQELTEAATYYEEQKTGLGLEYLEAVEQAVNCLIYYPEIGAKIRGSIRRLILPKFPYSLLYRVLEGEEIRILAVGHHQRKPFYWSRRK; encoded by the coding sequence ATGAAGATTGTTATATTTAATCCACTAGCCGAACAAGAATTAACTGAGGCTGCAACTTATTATGAGGAGCAAAAAACAGGTCTTGGTTTGGAATATTTAGAAGCGGTAGAACAGGCTGTAAATTGTTTGATATATTACCCAGAAATTGGGGCAAAAATTCGCGGTTCTATTCGGCGGTTAATTTTACCAAAGTTTCCATATTCTCTTTTGTATCGTGTTTTGGAAGGGGAAGAAATTCGCATTTTAGCAGTAGGGCATCATCAGCGTAAACCATTTTATTGGAGTCGGAGGAAGTAG
- a CDS encoding addiction module protein, which translates to MTIEQLEAQVLALPNDSLALLVARLIEHLGQVGEIDQQVAEEWIQEAELRDEDMSNGKVAGISSQEVFNKLRASLQ; encoded by the coding sequence ATGACTATTGAACAATTAGAAGCTCAAGTCCTGGCTTTACCAAATGATTCTCTGGCATTATTAGTAGCTCGTCTGATTGAACATTTAGGACAAGTTGGAGAAATTGATCAACAAGTTGCAGAGGAATGGATACAAGAAGCAGAATTACGGGATGAGGATATGAGTAATGGTAAAGTTGCTGGTATTTCATCTCAAGAAGTATTTAATAAATTGCGTGCATCTTTACAATGA
- a CDS encoding saccharopine dehydrogenase-like oxidoreductase yields the protein MNTQPIRVGVLGFGGLGQAAAKLLSSKREMILVAAADQKGYAYSTEGLNTQACITTYQTQGTVGYLESVGTLSNNSIQDLIQATGDAVDGYFLALPNLPNDFIPTVAKEFIKAGWKGVLVDAIKRTSAVEQLLAMKDELQSAGITYMTGCGATPGLLTAAAALAAQSYAEIHNVVITFGVGIANWEAYRATVREDIGHMPGYSVEAARAMTDAEVEALLDKTNGVLTLENMEHADDVMLEIAGICSRDRVTVGGVVDTRNPKKPLSTNVKITGRTFEGKISTHTFTLGDETSMAANVCGPAFGYLKAAQELHQRGISGLFTAAEIMPKFVK from the coding sequence ATGAACACACAACCTATCCGCGTCGGAGTCTTAGGTTTTGGTGGACTCGGACAAGCAGCAGCAAAACTCCTCTCCAGCAAACGAGAAATGATCCTGGTTGCAGCCGCAGACCAAAAAGGCTACGCATACTCCACTGAAGGCTTAAACACCCAAGCTTGTATTACCACCTACCAAACACAAGGTACAGTCGGTTATTTAGAATCAGTTGGCACATTAAGCAATAACAGCATTCAAGACTTAATTCAAGCCACAGGTGACGCTGTAGATGGTTATTTCCTAGCTTTACCCAACCTTCCTAACGACTTTATCCCTACCGTTGCTAAAGAATTCATCAAAGCTGGTTGGAAAGGTGTCCTGGTAGATGCTATAAAACGCACCAGTGCAGTTGAACAACTATTAGCAATGAAAGACGAACTGCAATCAGCGGGAATTACTTATATGACAGGCTGTGGTGCTACCCCTGGACTATTAACCGCTGCCGCTGCATTAGCCGCGCAGAGTTACGCCGAAATTCACAATGTAGTTATTACCTTTGGTGTGGGTATTGCTAACTGGGAAGCTTACCGCGCCACCGTTCGGGAAGATATTGGCCATATGCCAGGTTATAGTGTGGAAGCTGCTAGAGCCATGACTGACGCAGAGGTAGAAGCATTACTAGATAAAACCAACGGCGTGTTAACTTTAGAAAACATGGAACACGCTGATGATGTGATGTTAGAAATTGCCGGAATATGTTCACGGGATAGAGTCACAGTAGGTGGTGTAGTTGATACCCGTAATCCCAAAAAGCCCCTGAGTACCAATGTGAAAATTACTGGACGCACCTTTGAGGGGAAAATCTCCACTCATACCTTTACATTAGGCGATGAAACCAGCATGGCGGCTAATGTCTGTGGTCCCGCCTTTGGTTATCTTAAAGCCGCTCAAGAATTGCATCAACGGGGCATTTCTGGCTTATTCACGGCTGCGGAAATTATGCCTAAATTTGTCAAATAG
- a CDS encoding type II secretion system F family protein, with product MPTYVAKIRDSQGKSRTEKFTSNSLTDARTKLRDQGFAIQELKESQSLASRFDLKKIQNSFVKVSVRDKAIFSRQFAALVNAGVAIVRGLGVLSEQCSNPKLKAALVEICSDVQTGVNLSDSMRKHPDCFDGLYVSMVQAGEIGGVLDEVLNRLAKLLEDMARLQNQIKSAMSYPVVVGFLATAIFVGMTVFLIPIFADIFASIGIELPPLTLFLMTCSKILRSYWSLLIIGIVIVLSFLYKQYYKTPVGRLQIDSISLKVPLFGDLIQKSSIARFSRTFGSLTRSGVPILTCLEIVRDTSGNQVIANAIDAAREEVQQGGMISVALLKADVFPSMAIQMMSIGEETGQLDGMLMKVADFYEDEVEQAVKSLTSVLEPLMIVVLGGMVGTILLAMYLPMFKVFEKMG from the coding sequence ATGCCTACTTATGTTGCTAAAATTCGTGACTCTCAAGGAAAATCCAGAACAGAAAAATTTACTTCTAATTCCTTGACTGATGCTCGGACTAAACTCAGAGATCAAGGTTTTGCTATTCAGGAATTAAAAGAATCTCAAAGCTTGGCTTCTCGATTTGATCTAAAAAAAATACAGAATTCCTTTGTTAAGGTTTCTGTCAGAGATAAAGCCATTTTTTCTCGTCAATTTGCTGCTTTAGTAAATGCAGGTGTGGCCATAGTCAGAGGCTTGGGTGTCCTCTCTGAACAGTGTAGTAATCCTAAACTTAAAGCTGCTTTAGTAGAAATTTGTAGCGATGTTCAGACTGGAGTTAACCTCTCGGATTCTATGCGTAAACATCCTGATTGTTTTGATGGTTTGTATGTGAGTATGGTACAAGCTGGAGAAATTGGGGGTGTGCTAGATGAGGTTTTAAATCGTCTGGCTAAATTATTGGAAGACATGGCCCGATTACAGAACCAAATTAAATCAGCTATGTCTTATCCAGTGGTTGTGGGTTTTCTAGCGACGGCTATCTTTGTCGGGATGACAGTTTTTTTGATTCCAATTTTTGCAGACATTTTTGCATCTATCGGCATAGAATTACCACCACTGACACTATTCTTAATGACCTGTAGTAAAATATTACGAAGTTATTGGTCTTTGTTGATTATTGGGATTGTCATTGTATTATCGTTTCTCTACAAGCAGTATTACAAAACCCCTGTTGGTAGGTTACAGATCGATAGTATTTCTCTGAAGGTGCCTTTGTTTGGTGATTTGATTCAAAAATCTTCTATTGCCCGATTTAGTCGAACTTTTGGTTCATTGACTCGCTCTGGAGTCCCGATTTTAACCTGTTTAGAAATTGTTCGGGATACATCAGGAAACCAAGTTATTGCTAATGCTATTGATGCTGCTCGTGAAGAGGTGCAACAGGGGGGGATGATTAGTGTGGCTTTACTTAAAGCAGACGTTTTTCCCAGTATGGCAATTCAGATGATGAGTATCGGTGAGGAAACGGGTCAACTAGATGGAATGTTAATGAAAGTTGCTGATTTCTATGAAGATGAAGTAGAACAGGCAGTTAAATCACTAACTAGCGTTTTAGAACCCTTAATGATTGTGGTACTGGGGGGAATGGTAGGGACAATTTTGCTGGCTATGTATTTGCCAATGTTCAAAGTATTTGAAAAGATGGGTTAA
- a CDS encoding type IV pilus twitching motility protein PilT: MEMMIEDLMEQLINMGGSDLHLSAGLPPYFRISGHLTPIGENILTADECQRLIFSMLNNTQRKTLEQTWELDCSYGVKGLARFRVNVYKERGAYAACLRALSSKIPNFEKLGLPDIVREMTEKPRGLILVTGPTGSGKTTTLAAMIDLINRTRAEHILTVEDPVEFVYEPIKSLVHQRQLGEDTKSFANALKAALREDPDIILVGEMRDLETIALAISAAETGHLVFGTLHTSSAAQTVDRIIDVFPSERQTQVRVQLSNSLVAVFSQTLVAKKNPKPTEYGRVMAQEIMIITPAISNLIREGKTAQIYSAIQTGGKLGMQTLEKVLADLYKAGTISFEAAISKTSKPDEVQRLIGATAPAGAKLR; this comes from the coding sequence ATGGAAATGATGATTGAAGACTTGATGGAGCAACTGATCAATATGGGTGGTTCGGACTTGCACCTATCCGCTGGGTTGCCTCCCTATTTCCGGATTAGTGGACATCTAACACCTATTGGTGAAAACATATTGACTGCTGATGAGTGTCAAAGGCTAATTTTCAGTATGCTCAATAACACTCAACGCAAAACCTTGGAGCAAACATGGGAATTAGATTGTTCTTATGGTGTGAAAGGATTAGCTCGTTTCCGGGTGAATGTCTATAAAGAACGTGGTGCTTATGCTGCTTGTTTACGAGCATTAAGTTCTAAAATTCCTAATTTTGAAAAATTAGGTTTGCCAGATATAGTTCGGGAAATGACGGAAAAACCTAGAGGATTAATTCTCGTCACAGGGCCTACAGGTTCTGGGAAAACTACTACCTTAGCGGCAATGATTGACTTAATTAACCGCACTAGGGCAGAACATATTTTAACAGTTGAAGATCCTGTTGAATTTGTTTATGAACCAATAAAAAGTTTAGTTCACCAACGCCAATTAGGGGAAGATACGAAAAGTTTTGCTAATGCTTTAAAAGCAGCTTTACGGGAAGATCCTGATATTATTTTGGTAGGGGAAATGCGGGATTTAGAAACAATTGCTTTGGCAATTTCCGCCGCAGAAACAGGTCACTTGGTATTTGGTACACTACATACAAGTTCTGCTGCACAAACCGTTGACCGAATTATTGACGTTTTTCCCTCAGAAAGACAAACTCAGGTGCGGGTGCAGTTATCTAACTCGTTAGTAGCAGTTTTTAGTCAAACTTTAGTAGCTAAGAAAAATCCCAAACCAACTGAATATGGTCGGGTAATGGCTCAAGAAATTATGATTATTACCCCCGCTATTTCTAACTTGATTCGAGAGGGGAAAACAGCACAAATTTACTCGGCTATTCAGACTGGTGGTAAATTGGGAATGCAAACTCTAGAAAAAGTCTTAGCTGATTTATACAAAGCTGGAACTATTTCTTTTGAAGCAGCAATATCTAAAACTTCTAAACCAGATGAAGTACAGCGTCTAATTGGAGCGACAGCCCCAGCAGGAGCTAAACTACGTTAA